The genomic interval AAAATATAATCTCCGGTTGATTTTTCAATTCCTAAATTGATAGCATAGGGTGTCGTTTGATGCTCGTTTATTAAGAATTGAATATTTGGATATTCCTGAGTAATCTCTTTTACAATTTCCACGGTATTGTCATTGCTTTTGCCATCAATAACAAAAATTTCAGCTTCAATTACTGAACTCATATTTTTTACAATGGATAATAAGCATTGCTTAAGGTATTTTTCCTCGTTTCGGGTAGGTATGATGATTGAAATTTTATCCATTGAAATGATACAATCTTAATTAACCATTATAAAACCTATATAATTGCTTTCATAAATTCTAAAAAATACGTTAACTTAAACACATTAGCCCAAACTAAATTTTCCAAAATCAAATAATATTTAACTTTAATTATATCCACTATTACAATTTAGTAATTTACCATTATTATTTTATAGCATATTCATTTAAATTAATACTATTATAAATTCTTATTAACTTTTCAGCCTCATTATCCCAGTTATATTTATCTACAACCGCTTTTTTACCATTCATACCCATTTGCTTCGCAACACTGGGATTTTCAAATAAAAATGATATTGCACCAGCAATATCTTCAGAATTTTCCGGATTAACACAAATACCACATTTATTTTTATCGACGATTTCTTCCCACAATGGAAAATTTGAAGCAATAATTGGTAAACCAGCAGCCATATATTCAAACATCTTATTAGGTTGTGAATGTGTATGGTTTGGTAAAGGTAAAAAAGTTACTACACCTGCGTATGATTCAGATAAATATATTTCTAATGATTCTCTAGATTGATAACCTAAATAATCAACATTAGTCCAACCATTTAAGCTTTTCAATTTTTTTAAAAAATCTTCTGATGTAAAATTTCCTATTAATAAAAGTCGCGCATTTACAAATTCCATCGCTTTCACAACATATTCTAATCCCCTCTGAGGACTAATTAATCCAACAAAACATATTTGTCTTTTCCTTTTTGAAATGTCAGTATTTGATTCTGAAACAGTTAATTTTGGATAGTTATTAATTATAAAAGTATTTTTATTGATTTTACAAAATCTATTATGGATACTTTGAGTTGCAGCAATTAAATAATTTAATTTTTTACTTATTCCGTTTTCATACCATTTAAAAACAACAGAAATAAATTTTCGTAAAAATTTAAAACCCCAATCTCGACTAAGAATGGCCTTTGGATTATCTTCATGAATATCATAAATAACAATCTTTCCTGCTTTTTTTAAAAACAATCCAACAATTAATAAATCCGGATCATGAAAGTGATAAACATCAGCGTTTATCTTTTTAGCATATTTTAGCATTTTATATGGGAGAAAAAAAAATCGATATATCAAATTTTTCCTTTTAGAAGATACAAGACTGAAAGGAATTTTGGGGTTCTTAATTTTTGGTGAAACAACACCTAAAATATGAATATTAAAATTATTATTATACAAAGACAAACATTCCTTATGATATATTCTAATATCATCAATGGGATGTGCAGTAGTAATATGACAAACTTTCATTAAGCTTTTTGTTTAATTGATTGATCGTATTGGTTAGCCACAAAATAAATAAAACTAAAATAAACCGTATAGCTTACCAGTTCGATTCCTACCAGAATTTTTAAAAATAAATGAATTTCCAGGTCATTAAATAGGAATAACAGTGATAGTAAACAGAAATACAGGATTTGCCAAAGGGCTCCAATTTTTATCCGCTCAAGTGCAGGGAAAACTGATGCCAGAGGCGAGACTATAAATTTTATCCCATAAGAAAACACTAATATCTTTGTATAAATACCGGAAATAAAATACTGCC from Halanaerobiales bacterium carries:
- a CDS encoding glycosyltransferase family 4 protein, which produces MYNNNFNIHILGVVSPKIKNPKIPFSLVSSKRKNLIYRFFFLPYKMLKYAKKINADVYHFHDPDLLIVGLFLKKAGKIVIYDIHEDNPKAILSRDWGFKFLRKFISVVFKWYENGISKKLNYLIAATQSIHNRFCKINKNTFIINNYPKLTVSESNTDISKRKRQICFVGLISPQRGLEYVVKAMEFVNARLLLIGNFTSEDFLKKLKSLNGWTNVDYLGYQSRESLEIYLSESYAGVVTFLPLPNHTHSQPNKMFEYMAAGLPIIASNFPLWEEIVDKNKCGICVNPENSEDIAGAISFLFENPSVAKQMGMNGKKAVVDKYNWDNEAEKLIRIYNSINLNEYAIK